In Nymphaea colorata isolate Beijing-Zhang1983 chromosome 3, ASM883128v2, whole genome shotgun sequence, a genomic segment contains:
- the LOC116250086 gene encoding cinnamoyl-CoA reductase 1-like: protein MPVVGQTVCVTGAGGFIASWLVKLLLEKGYTVKGTVRNPADPKNSHLRDLEGAEERLILCRADLLDYESLLQAIQGCQGVFHTASPVTDDPEEMVEPAVRGAKNVIQAAAEAGVRRVVFTSSIGAVYMDPNRSPDVVVDENCWSDLDFCKNTRNWYCYGKTVAEQTAWKEAEEKGVDLVVVNPVLVLGPLLQSTVNASTVHVMKYLTGAVKTYANSVQAYVHVKDVALAHILVFENAAASGRYLCAESVLHRGDVVAILAKLFPEYPIPTKCSDEVKPRAKPYMFTNQRLKELGLSFIPTRQCFYETVKSLQDKGHLPMPQPLNQNVAIQ, encoded by the exons ATGCCTGTGGTCGGCCAGACGGTGTGCGTCACCGGCGCCGGAGGGTTCATTGCTTCCTGGTTGGTGAAGCTGCTCCTGGAAAAGGGATACACCGTGAAAGGCACGGTCAGAAACCCGG CGGATCCGAAGAACTCCCATCTGCGGGACCTCGAAGGAGCGGAGGAGAGATTGATCCTGTGCAGGGCGGACCTCCTTGATTACGAGAGCCTTCTCCAAGCCATCCAAGGATGCCAGGGAGTCTTCCACACGGCCTCCCCCGTGACCGACGATCCG GAAGAGATGGTGGAGCCTGCCGTGAGGGGCGCCAAGAACGTGATCCAGGCGGCGGCGGAAGCCGGAGTTCGCCGCGTGGTGTTCACCTCCTCGATCGGGGCGGTGTACATGGATCCCAACAGGAGCCCCGATGTGGTGGTCGACGAGAACTGCTGGAGCGATCTCGACTTCTGCAAGAACACCAGG AACTGGTACTGTTACGGGAAGACGGTGGCGGAGCAGACGGCGTGGAAGGAAGCGGAGGAGAAGGGGGTCGACCTGGTGGTGGTGAACCCGGTGTTGGTGCTGGGTCCTCTGCTGCAATCCACCGTTAACGCCAGCACGGTCCACGTCATGAAGTACCTGACAGGCGCGGTGAAGACGTACGCCAACTCGGTTCAGGCCTACGTCCACGTCAAGGATGTGGCGCTCGCCCATATCCTGGTTTTCGAGAACGCCGCGGCGTCCGGCCGGTACCTGTGTGCCGAGAGCGTGCTTCACCGCGGCGACGTGGTCGCCATCCTCGCCAAGCTTTTCCCCGAGTATCCCATCCCCACCAA GTGCTCGGATGAGGTAAAACCAAGGGCGAAGCCTTACATGTTCACCAACCAGCGCCTGAAGGAGCTGGGCCTCTCCTTCATCCCCACCAGGCAGTGCTTCTACGAGACGGTCAAGAGCCTCCAGGACAAAGGGCACCTCCCCATGCCTCAGCCTCTCAACCAGAATGTCGCCATCCAATAG